The Lactobacillus sp. ESL0680 DNA segment GGTGAAGACAAACGATTACTACAAATTTATATGGCAGTAGTTAAAGACTTCGCAATTAAATATAAAGTTTGGGAAAAAGAATATTAATTAGGAGGAATTTAAAAATGAACTATACAAAAGAAGAATTTGCTAAACGTGATGATGAAATGATGAATGAAATTGATTATTTGCGAAAATTAATCGATTCTGCTGAAAATCAAGACAACAGAACGATAGATGGAACGTGGTATCCCGTATCACATACATGGCGTGAAGTTGCAAAGATAGCACTAAATTTAGCTGATGAAGAAGAATGGATGACACGCTGTGAAAATAAATTGGAAGTAAAAAAAGATGAAAGCACGCAAAAAAATAATCAAACAAATTATTCTTGCACTCAATGCAATAGGAACAAATAGTTTTAGTGATTATCAAAAGGCTGTTCAAGAGTTAGCCAGAATATATGAAACAAGCTGGCAACAAGAAAACTTTAGAATTTTAACTGTAGTTTTTGGAATAGCAGTTCCGCAAACTGAAGACTCGATTTGTAAAATTCCTAAAAAGCAAGTTGATAAATTAGCAATCTTTATTATTAAAAATTTAGACAGGAAGTGAACTAACATGCAAATCCCAGTAACTAAAGAAGAACGCAAGGCAGAATTTATCGAATTTGCCAAAGAATTACATCTGGTTCCTGAAGATGATCTGATGGGTAAAACAATTGGTATTGATGAATTTGCCAAGAAATACTGTAAGCCGCATGGTAAGGATTGGGTTAAAGCTAATATTTTGTACAAATTCGAGCCTGATTGGTGCCAAGACATTCATCCGGGAGTAGGACGTGGATTTACCATTTTTGAAAAGCCAGCGGCGAAATGGATGGAAGAACATAGAAAGGAAATTGACTGGAATGCCAATTAGAAAAGAGGTATCAATTATGAAGTTTAATCAAAATCCTAAAATTAAACAGGATAAAGAGGCTGCAGTTAAAGCATTGTTTGCATTGCTAGTAATGAGCATTGTTGAGTTTGCTTTCTATGACGCAAATAGACTTTGGCTGACAAATTTTACACGTTTCTTAGAAGATGTGGGTGCAATTTTATTAGTTGTGGCAATCGGTTTATTTATCAGTGCGGTTTACTTTTTAAAGCGTGACGAAAAATGATGAAGAAACTAAAAGAAAGGCTAGCAAAAAAGCAGTACTACGAGAATCTGGTAATCGCTAGTAACTGCTTTGACGGATATAAATCTGCATTCAGTACCAGTGATTGCAGACACTATTCAGGAGAATTATAACACATGGAAGTAAAAGACGCACTAGGGCAGCGATTAGCTGCTCGCTTAGTAATGGAAGATGAGGTCTTCGAAGATAGTCGCGGTGAGGATTGCTGGATTGCAGAAGACTGGTCAGGCAGGCAATGCAAGATTGGGGAAGAATGTGATTACGAAACCTTTCAAGAATTTGTAATTGCACAGCTTTATACGGCTATGAATACCAATACGATCAAGGAATTCATGGCTCAAGCAGGTTATGAAAATGACCCTAAGGAAATGCTATCAGACCTGCTTTGCGAAGATGACAACGATGAATGGTATCAGGATAAAGCAGAAGAAATATCAGATTCAAGTTTGACGTATATGGGAGATTTATAAAATGAAAGAAAAGCGAATTTTAAGGGCGTCTGATGGTAAGTCAATTAATTTTATTGAAAATGAAATTTATTTTGACTCTGATGAAGCAACACCATTTACAAAAACAAAATTATTTCAAGGCAAGCTTACTTATGATGATTTTTATACTGTTAATTATTTTTTCAGTGAAACTGAAATAAAGCGAAAGATTTGGGATATGGCAATTCCTGTGGAGGACACCGACAATGAATGATTTTAAAGATTGGCTAGACACGACTGAAACAGCAATCAGCGTTTGGCCAGATGAGTTAGTGGCTGCTGCTTTAAAAGAAAATAGAACCTACGCTTCGGCTAAGAGATGGCTGGAAAAACAGAAGCCTAGTCTTGACGGTAACTTTATGGCGTCACCAAGTGAAGCATTCAGGCAGAATGTTGTGAAAGCAATGTTTGAGCAGGCAATTAAAAGCATTACTCAGTTGGCAATGGGACAGGAGGTGCCAGATAATGCCGGCGATTAATTGGAACAAGCAGAAGACGAAGAAGTATCGGTATCTGGTGTATGGCATACCAGGAGTTGGTAAAACGACACTTAGTAGTTTCATGAAGGGCAAAACTTACATGTTGTCACTGGATCAGTCATTTTATCGGATCAAATTCTGGCAAGGCAAAAAGGATATTTGGGTCATTGACCCAGACAAACCGATTGAGGACTTGCAAGATTTTGTTAGCGAGTTCGATCCAAGCAAATATGACAACCTGATTATTGATAATATGAGCAATTTTCAAAAATTATGGTTTGCCGAAAAAGCTAGAGAAACCAAGAATGGGCTAGACAATAAAATGTCGGACTACGGCGAAATTAATAACTACACTATCAGATTTATTTCTAAGGTATTTACTTGGGACTTAAATATCCTAGTTACTGCTTGGGAAAAGCGTGACAAGGTAACCGATACTAATGGGCAAGAATTTGAGCAATACGCGCCTGATTTCAGACCTGATCCGAGAGATTTCTTAATGGGTAACTGTGACGTGGTTGCCCGAATGACGCAGAAACCGAAAACAGGTGAGCGAGGTTTGATTATGCAGTCAGACCCAGGCACCTATGCCAAGAACCGCTTGGATAATCGACCCGGTTGTAGGGCAGAAGAGTTCTTCAATGCTTAAGCTATTTGATTATCAACAGAATTTAGTTAATCAGGCTCGTAACTCGCTGGCAAAGGGCAATCAAAGCGTGCTGATTGTTTCGCCGCCTGGTTCTGGTAAATCTATCGTGATTGCCGAAATCGCTAGATTAACCGCTAAAAAAGGCGGAAGGATTTTATTCTTTGTTCACCGAAAAGAGTTAGTCCAGCAGATTAAGCAAACTTTCATCAGGCAGAGTGTGGACTTATCGCACTGCACAATTGATACGGTAATGCGAGTAAAGAACCGTTTAAAAATACTGCCGAGACCGACGCTGATTATCGTTGACGAGGGACATCATAGTCGAGCTAAGAGTTATCAAGCAATCTTTGATTACTTCTCTAAGGTACCAAGATTGGGCTTCACGGCAACACCGTGGCGATTATCTGGACAAGGCTTCAATGATATTTATTCGGATATGGTTGAAGGGCCTTCAGTTGACTGGTTGATTAAGCATCAGCACCTAGCACCGTATGTCATGTATGGCAAGTCACTAGGTAATCTGGATAAATTAAAAATCGGCTCAACTGGCGACTATACTAGTAAATCGGTTGAGGAATTTGAGAAGTCAGTCATTCATGGCGATATTATTAAATCCTGGCAAAAATTTGCCCAGGATAGAAAAACGATTGTTTACAGTTTTAGCATTAATTTTTCAAAACAGGTGGCTAAAGAATTCAACAAAGCTGGAATAAGTGCAATTCACGTTGATTCTAAGACACCCACAGCTCAGAGAGAGCAGATCATGGCTGATTTTAAAACTGGAAAAATCAAGGTGCTATGTAACGTCGATTTAGTCAGTGAAGGTTTTGACGTTCCAGATTGTAGTTGTGTAGTGATGCTCAGACCGACAAAGTCATTGGTGCTGTATCTGCAGCAATCAATGCGAGCGATGCGGTATCAGCCAGGAAAGAAGGCTGTGATTATTGACCAAGTTAGTAATTTCGCTGAGTTTGGTTTACCCGATGATGACCGAGAGTGGAGTTTGCAAGGGCATAGCAAACGGCAGACGCAAGAAAATACAGTCATGATTAAGGAATGTCCGCAGTGCTATGCAGTAATTAAAGCTGGTTCAGTTAGCTGTCCGTACTGCGATTATGATTTTTCTGAAGAAATCGAACGTGCTAGAAAAATTGAAATCGAAAAACAAGAAAAGCTGCAGCGGATTAAACGAGAGGAAGCCTTCAAGGTTAATTACATTCTGACTAAGAAAGTCAGCGAGCTTAATACGATGGAAGAATTGAAAGGCTACCAAAAAGCTAAAGGATATAAGCCTGGTTGGGTATATCACATGGCTAAATTAAAAGGATTATTAAAATGATGGATTTGAAACAATTTAACTCAAAAGAACTATTAACCGAATTAACCAAACGGGGCTATTTAAAAGAAATAAATGTTATGTCATATTCCGATTATGAACTTAATTTGCGGGCCAAATATGGTGCAAAGCCAATTAATACCGACGATGTAACATCAATTTTTATCATGGAGGAACACAACTAATGTCATTTTTAAACGTAGATCATAAGAAAGCAGAAGATACTAATA contains these protein-coding regions:
- a CDS encoding DEAD/DEAH box helicase family protein, with the translated sequence MLKLFDYQQNLVNQARNSLAKGNQSVLIVSPPGSGKSIVIAEIARLTAKKGGRILFFVHRKELVQQIKQTFIRQSVDLSHCTIDTVMRVKNRLKILPRPTLIIVDEGHHSRAKSYQAIFDYFSKVPRLGFTATPWRLSGQGFNDIYSDMVEGPSVDWLIKHQHLAPYVMYGKSLGNLDKLKIGSTGDYTSKSVEEFEKSVIHGDIIKSWQKFAQDRKTIVYSFSINFSKQVAKEFNKAGISAIHVDSKTPTAQREQIMADFKTGKIKVLCNVDLVSEGFDVPDCSCVVMLRPTKSLVLYLQQSMRAMRYQPGKKAVIIDQVSNFAEFGLPDDDREWSLQGHSKRQTQENTVMIKECPQCYAVIKAGSVSCPYCDYDFSEEIERARKIEIEKQEKLQRIKREEAFKVNYILTKKVSELNTMEELKGYQKAKGYKPGWVYHMAKLKGLLK
- a CDS encoding AAA family ATPase: MPAINWNKQKTKKYRYLVYGIPGVGKTTLSSFMKGKTYMLSLDQSFYRIKFWQGKKDIWVIDPDKPIEDLQDFVSEFDPSKYDNLIIDNMSNFQKLWFAEKARETKNGLDNKMSDYGEINNYTIRFISKVFTWDLNILVTAWEKRDKVTDTNGQEFEQYAPDFRPDPRDFLMGNCDVVARMTQKPKTGERGLIMQSDPGTYAKNRLDNRPGCRAEEFFNA